The Antennarius striatus isolate MH-2024 chromosome 11, ASM4005453v1, whole genome shotgun sequence genome window below encodes:
- the abcg8 gene encoding ATP-binding cassette sub-family G member 8, which produces MDTDAGLSRPNGSSQHQDTELFSAEEDSSLYFTYSGGRNELEVNDLHYEVDTSAQIPWYEKLSEFKLPWEINGNKQKAINNLSLRVHSGQMLALIGSSGCGKTSLLDIITCRDEGGTMMSGQILINGKANTPQLVKKSIAHVRQDDRLLPHLTVRETLAFVARLRLPTHFSQAQRDQRVDDVIAELRLRQCANTRVGNDYVRGVSGGERRRVSIAVQLLWNPGILILDEPTSGLDSFTAHNLVITLSRLARGNRLVLLSVHQPRSDIFQLFDLVVLMSSGSAIYCGAARDMVPYFTALGHPCPRYCNPSDFYVDLISIDRRSLDREAECLEQARILSEQFMEQVRDTEDHMWKPAGADTGQPEGPQQVSAEDEQEVVTISKQRDQLPGKLQQFMILIRRHMYNDYRDLVTLLVHGFEALLMSLLVGCLYYGAGEQRLSIQDTVALLYMIGALTPFAVVLDVIAKCHTERAMLYHELEDGMYSVTSYFFAKVLGELPEHCVFTLVYGLPIYWLAGLNEAPERFLLNFLLVWLMVYCSRAMALFVAAALPTLQTSAFMGNALFTVFYLTGGFVIGLENMWLVASWISHASFMRWGYEGMLQVQFRGNKYPITISNITINVDGIHVLDAMYMNQYPLYSCYLVLLAVCLSFMMLYYLCLKFIKQKSSQDW; this is translated from the exons atggacaCAGACGCCGGCCTTAGTCGTCCAAACGGCTCGTCGCAG CACCAAGACACCGAGCTGTTCTCCGCTGAAGAAGACAGCAGCCTCTACTTCACCTACAGCGGAGGGCGCAATGAGCTGGAGGTCAACGACCTGCATTATGAG GTGGACACATCAGCTCAGATCCCCTGGTATGAGAAGTTGTCGGAGTTCAAACTGCCGTGGGAGATAAACGGAAACAAGCAGAAAGCCATCAACAACCTGAGCCTCCGGGTCCACAGCGGCCAGATGCTGGCCCTCATCGGCAGCTCAG GTTGTGGTAAAACATCTTTGCTGGACATAATCACATGCCGCGATGAGGGCGGCACCATGATGTCTGGTCAGATCCTGATCAACGGGAAGGCCAACACGCCCCAGCTGGTGAAGAAGAGCATCGCTCACGTCCGCCAAGACGACCGTCTCCTTCCTCACCTCACCGTCCGCGAGACTCTGGCCTTTGTAGCCAGACTGAGGCTCCCCACCCACTTCAGCCAGGCTCAGAGGGACCAGAGG gttgatgatgtcatcgcagAGCTGAGGCTGAGACAGTGCGCCAACACCCGTGTTGGGAATGACTATGTGAGGGGGGTGtctgggggagagaggaggagagtcaGCATAGCTGTCCAGCTTCTGTGGAACCCCG GTATCCTGATCCTGGATGAGCCCACGTCGGGTCTGGACAGCTTCACAGCCCATAATCTGGTGATCACTCTGTCCCGCCTGGCCCGGGGTAACCGTCTGGTCCTGCTGTCGGTCCACCAGCCCCGCTCCGACATCTTCCAGCTCTTCGACCTCGTTGTCCTGATGTCGTCGGGTTCGGCCATCTACTGCGGCGCCGCTCGTGACATGGTGCCCTACTTCACTGCCCTGGGTCACCCCTGCCCACGATACTGCAACCCGTCAGACTTCTATG ttgATCTGATCAGTATAGACCGGCGCAGTCTGGACCGAGAAGCCGAGTGTTTGGAGCAGGCCAGAATCCTGTCCGAGCAGTTCATGGAACAGGTCAGGGACACGGAGGATCACATGTGGAAACCAGCTGGGGCCGACACGGGACAGCCTGaagg TCCTCAGCAGGTGAGTGCAGAAGATGAACAGGAAGTCGTCACCATCTCCAAGCAAAGAGATCAACTCCCTGGAAAACTGCAGCAATTCATGATCCTCATCAG GCGTCACATGTACAACGACTACAGAGATCTGGTCACCCTATTGGTCCACGGCTTCGAGGCCCTCCTCATGTCGCTGCTGGTCGGCTGTCTCTACTACGGGGCGGGAGAACAGCGTCTGTCCATTCAGGACACCGTTGCCCTCCTCTACATGATCGGAGCTCTCACCCCATTCGCTGTGGTGCTGGACGTCATAGCCAAAT GTCACACAGAGAGAGCAATGCTCTACCACGAGCTGGAGGACGGCATGTACTCCGTCACCTCCTACTTCTTCGCTAAG GTCCTGGGGGAGCTACCAGAgcactgtgtgttcaccttgGTGTACGGCCTGCCCATCTACTGGCTGGCCGGGCTCAATGAGGCTCCTGAGCGCTTCCTGCTCAACTTCCTGTTGGTGTGGCTGATGGTTTACTGCAGCAGAGCCATGGCTCTGTTTGTCGCCGCTGCTTTACCCACCCTGCAGACCTCAGCCTTCATGGGCAACGCCTTGTTCACCGTCTTCTACTTGACGGGAGGTTTTGTCATCGGCCTGGAGAACATGTGGCTGG TGGCGTCATGGATTTCCCACGCGTCCTTCATGCGTTGGGGCTACGAGGGCATGCTGCAGGTGCAGTTCAGAGGCAACAAGTACCCCATCACCATCTCAAACATCACCATCAACGTTGACGGCATTCAT GTGTTGGATGCCATGTACATGAACCAGTATCCTCTGTACTCGTGCTACCTGGTCCTGCTGGCCGTCTGTCTGAGCTTCATGATGCTTTATTACTTGTGCTTAAAATTCATCAAACAGAAGTCCAGTCAGGACTGGTGA